Proteins from a single region of Leuconostoc gasicomitatum LMG 18811:
- a CDS encoding IS30 family transposase produces MSDETPKKRKRQPHINENQRHMIEYLWNIEKMTQSDIARRLGYTPSSILRELHRGNTLDFSHLDRRTLLNMDIHARIKYSAQRGQYLALKKRSKMGTGLRLTPELKEIIEIWVNDEHWTPEQIAGNVQDVDVSASVIRLWARQGLLDIRTHKYHRQNGTPKERTVAQTRRAKEREIARLRDQLKNDGELVRHSIFDRSQVVESRKQFGHWEIDLVLPAKMNNQRYQDTTAIMTLTERKTRFTALILVRSKKSSDMVEAFKVFYERYGKAVRTVTADNGSEFISWDFLEYVQKQLKIKLYYATPSSPQQRGTNENRNRKLRDWYPKGTSFKDVKQRQLDEVASKMNAMPLRQALDGKRPMVVFEQEYKAMQRYRRAYEKRKQRMFEERENKKK; encoded by the coding sequence ATGAGTGATGAAACACCAAAAAAACGAAAGCGCCAACCACATATAAATGAAAATCAACGGCATATGATTGAATATTTGTGGAATATTGAGAAAATGACCCAATCTGATATTGCTAGGCGCTTGGGATATACACCGTCATCAATACTACGTGAACTACACCGTGGGAACACACTTGATTTTTCACATTTAGATAGACGAACACTGTTGAATATGGATATACACGCACGTATTAAGTATTCGGCACAACGTGGGCAATATCTTGCGTTAAAAAAGCGTAGTAAAATGGGGACTGGTTTAAGATTGACACCTGAATTAAAAGAAATCATTGAGATTTGGGTTAATGATGAACATTGGACACCTGAACAAATTGCTGGTAATGTACAAGATGTCGATGTGTCCGCATCTGTCATTAGATTATGGGCTAGACAAGGACTACTAGATATTCGGACACACAAGTATCATCGTCAAAATGGGACACCAAAAGAACGTACAGTAGCCCAAACAAGACGTGCTAAAGAACGTGAAATTGCAAGACTACGCGATCAATTAAAAAATGACGGCGAATTAGTCCGTCACTCTATATTTGATCGCTCACAGGTAGTAGAAAGTCGTAAACAGTTTGGACACTGGGAAATTGATTTGGTTTTACCTGCAAAAATGAATAATCAACGGTATCAAGATACGACTGCAATTATGACTTTAACCGAACGCAAAACGCGATTTACAGCGTTAATATTAGTCCGGAGTAAGAAATCTAGTGATATGGTTGAAGCCTTTAAGGTATTTTATGAACGCTATGGTAAAGCCGTGCGCACTGTGACCGCTGATAATGGCTCTGAATTTATTTCATGGGACTTTTTAGAGTATGTCCAGAAACAACTTAAAATCAAGCTATATTATGCTACACCGTCATCACCACAGCAACGTGGTACTAATGAAAACAGAAATCGTAAGCTACGTGATTGGTACCCTAAAGGCACGTCATTTAAAGATGTGAAGCAACGACAACTAGATGAAGTGGCTTCTAAAATGAATGCAATGCCACTTAGACAAGCACTTGACGGCAAACGACCTATGGTAGTCTTTGAACAAGAATATAAAGCGATGCAACGTTATCGTAGAGCTTATGAAAAGCGTAAACAGCGTATGTTTGAAGAACGCGAAAATAAGAAAAAATAA
- a CDS encoding replication initiation factor domain-containing protein, whose translation MRSYDKHKEQANKGYDTDVKTRVELELHQDKAEYVLDEWFNQDEKLVDITFDILYTYLWFTNQPIDAQKLKSDKVREVIEQTVEPMPAWSLLTALGNRMKFC comes from the coding sequence ATCCGTTCCTATGATAAACACAAAGAACAAGCAAACAAGGGCTATGATACTGATGTTAAGACTCGTGTGGAATTAGAATTGCATCAGGATAAAGCAGAATATGTACTTGATGAGTGGTTTAATCAAGATGAAAAGTTGGTTGATATAACCTTTGATATTTTGTACACCTACCTTTGGTTTACTAATCAGCCGATTGATGCGCAAAAGCTAAAATCAGATAAGGTACGTGAAGTGATTGAGCAAACAGTTGAGCCAATGCCTGCTTGGTCATTATTAACAGCTTTAGGAAACAGAATGAAGTTTTGTTAG
- a CDS encoding helix-turn-helix transcriptional regulator, translating to MITINNKPTAYTPIFLGTTQHSLRLSLEILIMIGMKLNDEIMETYNVTVSAIELRQLPNIGNEIAIDEITGSELSGFKAKFRQSDAQRQNTVSTELENLIELKNVGQYQLLKGQKNMKQKLNVPELSNNNLILIRQLLEVTQQELATAMDISRKTVNRFEIGEQKISDKFVNKVLSVYPQLSEAIEVQLGWVSLTFPDSTSKQVIADVLGFQENLFLERPTSQNFYTREMAFAGEKNIYI from the coding sequence ATGATAACGATTAATAATAAGCCAACAGCTTATACACCTATTTTTCTAGGCACAACACAACATAGCTTACGGTTATCGTTGGAAATACTTATCATGATCGGTATGAAATTAAACGATGAAATTATGGAGACTTATAACGTGACGGTGTCGGCTATTGAATTGAGACAATTACCTAATATTGGTAATGAGATTGCGATTGATGAAATTACTGGTAGTGAGCTATCTGGTTTCAAAGCAAAATTTAGACAGTCTGATGCACAAAGACAAAACACTGTTTCAACTGAACTAGAAAACTTAATCGAGTTAAAGAATGTTGGTCAATACCAACTGTTGAAAGGACAAAAAAACATGAAACAAAAATTAAACGTACCAGAACTATCAAACAATAATTTGATATTGATACGACAATTACTTGAGGTAACACAACAAGAATTAGCGACTGCAATGGATATTAGTAGAAAAACAGTTAATCGTTTTGAAATTGGTGAGCAAAAAATATCGGATAAATTTGTTAACAAAGTCCTCTCGGTTTACCCACAATTATCTGAAGCTATTGAAGTGCAACTTGGCTGGGTTTCATTGACGTTCCCAGATTCAACTTCAAAGCAAGTGATTGCTGATGTGTTAGGGTTTCAAGAAAATCTATTTTTGGAACGTCCTACGTCTCAAAATTTTTATACGCGTGAAATGGCATTCGCTGGCGAGAAAAATATCTATATATAA